The genomic segment caaaaatccagtatctcaaaatattagaatatttacatttgagttttattaaatgaccatccttacagtataaattccgggtatctctagttctttgaaaccacaataatggggaagactgctgacttggcaatggtccagaagacaatcattgacaccctccacaaagagggtaagtcacagaaggtcgtTACTGAAAGGGCTGTTCAactttacagagtgctgtatcaaagcatattaaatgcaaagttgactgtaaggaagaaattgggtaggaaaaggtgcacaagcaacagggatgaccgcaagcttgagaatacagtcaagcaaagccgattcaaacacttgggagagcttcacaaggagtggactgaagctggagtcagtgcatcaagagtcaccacgctcagacgtcttcaggaaaagggctaccaagccactgaAACAgaaacgtcagaagcatcttaactgggctaaggagaaaaagaactgggctattgctcagtggtccaaagtcacCTTTTCAGGTAaaagtaaatttagcatttcatttggaaatcaaggtctggagtctggagaggcacagaatccaagcagCTTGAAGTCCTGTGTGAAGTTtctgaagtcagtgatgatttggggtgccgtgcGTCCGCTGGTGTTgatccattgtgttttatcaagtccaaagtcaatgcagccgtctaacaggagattttggagcacttcatgcttccatctgctgacaagctttatggagatgctgatttccttttccagcaggactttagcacttGCCCGCactgccaaaaccacttccaagtggtttgctgaccatgatattactgtgcttgattggccagccaacatgcctgacctgaaccccatatggaatctatggaatattttcaagagaaagatgagaagcagtcaatccaacaatacagacgagctgaaggctcaatagtgcctcagcagtgccacaggctgatcgcttccatgccacacctcacagatgctggagtttgtgctaaaggagccccgaccaagtattgagtgcataaatcaacatactttaaagaacttgaacttttctgttttgcaaatcctttttttttttttttaattgatcttaggaaatattcaaatattttgagatactgaatttttgACTTTTATGAGCTGGAAGAtgtaatcatcaaaattaaaacaaagaaacttttgaaatgttttactttacatctaatgaatctagaatatatgacattttaactttttgaaataagttacgaaaaaaaagaactttttcacgatattctaattttttgagatgcacctgtacatagaTGATTATGTATAATGTAAATACAACTGTTGGTGGTTTATACATTCCTGAATATCTGCACACGTCTGTTTCAGGAGTTCTGTGACGGTTGGCTGGCTCAGGACACAGATAAAGCTCGGTTTATGAAGCAGATCTTTAAGCACAGCATGGAGTCCAGCCACAGCGAGAGGGTTGAGAAGGAGCTGGTGGATGGGCAGGGATTCATCTCCTGTGATTCTTATGCCATGGCAGCAGCCATAGACGACACGTATATCACTGAAACTGAACACAAAGCCGTCACTGTAGAGCTGGCGGGGAACTGCTGCCGGGGAATGATGGTTGTTGATCACCTCGATATCCTGAAGAAGACTCACAAAGTCCGTATCTTGAAGAAGGTGGACTTGGAGAGGTTTAAAGTGCTCATGATGAAcgctttgaaataaatgctcATTGGCAGCCATGTCTGGAATGATCttactatatttttataaacatctTTGTGGAAATTTTTTGCTACTGGCTACTTCATcaatttcactttttaacaaaatcataaaaccattcacacagaaacaaCAGGCACCTGTTGAATgagatataaattacattttgataaagaaactactaatattttaaatatttttatcttttgtgGATCCAGTGATTTTATGATCTGATCATTCAGAATtggaaatctgttttattttatgatttctgGTGTTGATGCAGTTCATTTTGTTCATGAACTGCATCATGAGTCATTGACAACTATTTTTCACAAGACAAGTTTGCTTAAAAAGCATAGTATTTACACATTTGAGAGCACGTCTTGTGATTTTGTTACAAAACATGTTATACACATTGAAGGTGTAATTCAGTATCCCTTTCGGCCTCGGAATCGAGATCGGGTGTCCAGCTATAataaaaggaaaaggaaagagcttttattatacagtaaagacattctgACATTATCAGTCTGACTTGTTAGCATGTGAACTTGGCGTTAGTTGGTTTAAAACCGAGCTCtgttgagatttatacatctgaaagctgaataaataatctttccattgatgtatggtttgttaggatcggacaatatttggccgatatacaactatttgaaaatctggaatctgagggtgcaaaaaaatctaaatattgagaaaatcacctttaaagttgtccaaatgaattcttagcaatgcatattactaatcaaaaaaaaaagttttgatacatttacggtaagacatttactaaatatcttcatggaacatgatctttacttaatatactaatgatttttattaagaaaaatccatgcagtgtatttttggctattgctacaaatataccccagtgacttgagactggttttgtggtccagggtcacaaattacTGATAAAAAGttacctaaaataaaatataccaaaaaaaaaaaaacttcatttaagaTAATTGCCATGGCaccatttctcattttcttttagtttgacttaatgtactaaaactgaaataaaataaataaactaaatagaCATATTAgcggggggaaaaaacaaaaaaaattacaaaaacaacaaaattaatcaattttagaatgaatatgaaaatggaaaatataaaaatggaaaCGAATTCAAACTACGACagtatcaatgatactaaaaacTCATGCCACAGTACagatggtaataccatggtactgaaAGATTACCACATCTGTGCATCACAGTAttctaaagatttttttttttcttcttgtaccttaaatagttttttttaatgacagcCACCACATATTTACtccatacatatatacacatatacacatatatatatatatatatatatatatttatatttatttatttatgtaagtAATAAACGAgagaaataattatatattgggATGATAGAAAACATTGGATAGAatgtatttgaataaatatttgtataactCATTATTGATCATtatatctaaaaaataaataaatacataaaataacttgaattcGGACTTTGCTGTTAAttgacattaatttaacaactgGCAGGGTTCCCTGTATGGTTTACATCATTTACATTGACATAAACTGTacattagggctgcaactaacgattattttaataatcgattaatctgtcgattattttttcgattaatcgatgaatcggattttttttttaaaaactaaagaaaagcattcatttccaaccctttattcaaaaacagaactaaaatctttagaaaatgcacaaacatgttgctccttgaacatccctgagctgttataataaaaataaaataaaaatggactaacacaaaaaaacatacacatgtatgctttacatctgccacatatatagacttttttggggggggggtgcaaaaaattaaataatttaacaacactgcgtcgttagcgttggtattgtatcagacacttgcacttaacattatatgaaaatcaagctcaatggagttaataatgtttttgaccagagaatgacggagatggagtgttttgtctgtcattagaacggctgtaactgttatctgaagcagcaagtgcattatgctttcatcaacttttacaggttatataactttgattgtagctatatgggcgcatagttttttcttgttgtttaatacacttggccaaaatctcaaattaagcgcttatgcacataatgcacaggatatttaaaacgtatatagacagcaaataactaattcttctccactcttcaaacacacaaaaacattatcctttactgacatagtgtttgagtaaagaaaacgctgtactattcaaacaccaattatttattcacccttgcagtggataaaagcagagatctcatcttctccaggctgtgcgcggcgcgtcaatctgaacggaggcggggtgaaggtacgaggtctcgctgagagcttgatgatccaatggcgttacgaagttttactgacaagttattttagtgcttatcaatggtttactatttttaaaactctgatttaaaataataaaaacgaattataagcgactcaagtttggataatttttcacagcacctgactgggctagggtatggcaactgcatactctgccatacgcaaacgccgcccctgctcccacaccttggatgacttgggtcgcacggatttctctgcctccgccatgtatctttcctctacctccgctcgttttttttatttttttattttttcactttttttttaaattttttatttatgaggcgccaaactctgctaccatccgtgcgcgagagagaccgagtgtgttcactccgctccgcgctcaactaaagtttttttttttttttaataatcaaacgtctccgcgtcgcgcgacacaacgaatcgattatgaaattcgttgccaacgcttttagtaatcgatttttatcgatttaatcgattcgttgttgcagccctactgtACATTGTTCAGAACCTAATCTAATCAAGAGCTAGTAActcaaataaatttgaaaaatctGTATCAACACATGTGGATTTcagaaaaaagtgcataatttatttaaacagcAGTACTGACCATGGATCTCTTGCATTCAAAGAAAGACACTTGCAAGCCTTTGCAATGTCCTTCCTTCAGACACTCACTGGGCTTCTTACCGTCCTGTGACACAACAGAGACAATTTCACTATATGTGCCATTATAATTCTATAATTATCAGTCTCATTATTGATTATCCAGCCAATGAGCTTTAACTGCATATCAGAAATACGCTGTtttataaaacaagtttaccaaataagccaggcctatttcagttagtctgacttattgtcaCGTGATTTGGATCATGCACTgtttttaacaacaaaaactaCAACAATAATCAATGTTGTGAGGCAGGATAGATCTGTCAGGCCGATGGTAATACATAGTCCTGACATTACCTTCACTACACAGTCATGCTGAAGGAGACAGGCTTTGAAATCTTCTCTTACGCCAGCGCAGGCGCGGCCATCCTCCTCTTTATCCTCGTAATATTTGGGCATTATGTTGAGCTTTCATCCGAGCAAGTTTAAGCGAAATATGGGTTGAGGAATGTGgcaaaaaacacaacaagctaTGGATAAGTCGAACGTGAAATTATTATGAAAGCGGCCATGTTACGTCTGACGTACATAAGGAAGTGGAACGGAGGTGCATTGTGGGAATTGGAGTTCACAAATGTTCCAATTGTTCGCGCTTACAAACCTCAGCACTGCTGCAAAGATTTCATTGAATACAGTGTTAAATGACGGAATTTTATACTGTCAACCATTATGTATCGATTtcaatcatttattatattaagtaCTCATATAGCAGTGTGAAGCATTTATATTGACCAGAAGATGGcactaaaataatacttttgtaGTATAATATCAAGTTTACATTGGTCCCTTGAGATTTGGGCAAAGCTTAAACATATCATTGCTTTAGATATATTGTGTCCAAGTTTGAACAATTTCTTGGAACATGTTGGAATCGTTGTCTCACTGTAAAGATGACTGGCATTTTGTTGGTAAATGCTGGTTGGTTTGATATTTCCATTCCAGATTTAATGTAATACAACTCTACactcaaaaatatttaggcCTACGTTTAAGatttgtgtatttgaattgcataaaatttatatcattttgaattaCAAAGTTTTaacaaacaatttaataaacTAACGTGGTGAGATATCTGCACTcaaaaaaatcttttagttatttgatttaaataatcatattttcaaaatgcatgctTAGAATCTGATCATTGTGAAATCAAGTAAGTAACTATAATACATGCATATACCTGTGGAAGAAGTAAGATTCATTTAGGCTAGTTAGAATGCATGAGATTGAAACAAACTGGATTCATCATAAACCTggttattgtgtatttaaaatgcAGTGATTTTATTAGTACTGACAAATATGTATCATAAATATCTTCATTAGTTTGTCAAATCCTAAATGTAGGCCTTCTTTTTCCTTAAGACTGTAGGAAAATATTGTTTAGGCCAGGGGTCTTCAACTAAAACTGCATGAGGTCCAGTAAACCGAGGTACGgacaataatatataaaaacaattaaaggtTTTTGACAGACCAGGGTACCTGCAGGATACTTAAGCGTAAattcaagacttttaaagacctgcacaaaaaaaaaaaaacgataaataaataataataaaataaaatgactgtaaaaagcatgatttacagttcagatgcaggttttcacaaaaacatcgttttataaaatgacaaacttCACATTTCAGTCTGTTAAAAGTCAAAAgtatcaattattatattaatttaaacaattgttATCAATCAAGTATTATAATAATTAGGttaaataacatatttaattgtttaaatcttATAATATCTTCTTGTCGATCCACTAGTTCACATATTGCGTGTTTGCTGCTTAAAAACATGGGTTGATTTTCACATTTGGTCTTTGACAGCAGACGTACAGGCTGATTGAAACTGGAAAATCTTTCTCTTCCAGCAGGTCAGTGTCCGGAACCTACAGTGATATGAAAGATATTCCCAATTGCCAAAGTGCCATATGAATTTTTCCCCTTCCCCTGTGTTTAATGTTAGACGTGATATCAATCATTCTTATTTGAAATGCGCGAAaatgctgcgtcccaattcgcctacttatactataccctaaaagtatgtactctttttgtgaagaaaaagtacatacttttgagtatatagcagaatagtaggcaagctttgggacatactacttcGTCATAGCTGCGGACGCTCTGTTGCTTAGTTACGTGCATCCTGcaactgtttaaactgcactgttaatcatcttgtcacagttaacatcatccacatttcgtttaatttgatttccttCCCTACTGGAGAGAACTAAAGAAGCACATCGCGGGTCTTTCATGCCGATAactctgctcatgtgtttgcataatgatgcatttcaaagttaatgaccaaacgtatcattataaaagtgctgcacagtgttgctgcagatgaaatataacgtggataacattaaataaatattttttagacATTGATTATTTATCACTCAAATCCCTTTCTCTACCTGTCCGTCGGTCGCGCATAtctgccatgtttgtagttttttaacactttttatgcgtgtttgtagttctgatgAATCCTCGTCCACCGCGCAATgtgttgtgggcaatattagccgTTAGAGTGTGCATCCATAGAGGCGAATTCCAAACAGAAGTGAGCATCCCTATGCCCCACTCCCTTCGAAGGGCAGAGCTCTTGAAGTGTGTTCTTTAAAGGGAGTAGGGCATTACTGTCTCGTATAAGCGTTACCTTGACAACGCTGCGCGTGCGTGCAGCATTCAGCGCTCCAACaattgttgcaaataaatatttcttcttattgctattatttcattcaaatattgtctaactgtgtcttatttactattaaactttttcaaactaaacttgctTAAACTTGCTAACAATAgtcataaatcatatttttatcattgacgaaaatattttgtattacataaaaataaagaaaaatttaattagcttattctacttacgtttgtatgtaaagtcaaaataaaccccaactttgctttaaaatgcatcgcAAGATCCCCTTAGtgaagatcacatgatcacaaacgGAAATCACTTCGGTGAAGTGACCATCGCATGCTCCCTTCACTAACGGACTTCTGGAAGGGCCCTTCGTGAAGGGAATCAGTTGCTCACTTTCGTTTGGAACGTCCCTACAAATGGCGTCCCCTTCCCGAAGTGCCCTTGATGGGCGCAAAAAAGCCGTTTGGAATTCGCCCATAATATACATAGACGCCTCATGACATGCTGGAACGTAATCCAGCGTCGCCGCCATATTGGTTGGGTCTCCTCACTCTACACTAGCACCGGAGAGCGAGCAATTTATTAccgtattttgtgcagtttactgTTGCAATAACCCGCGCAGATACCAGATCGCGTGGGATTACCTTTCACAAGtaagattgaacaataattttggttattttaccatttataatattatgtcatcCATCGTAACTAAAGTTACTGACGTGTAACATTATTACAGCAGGAACTGGTACTCTCTCTCATTatctcttgctgtttttttctgttcttcaactTTCAGAGGATGTGTTCTTACTCGGGGAGCACATTGCAGAAACCCAATTCGGAATTGAGAACCATCATTTCGtgcttgtgtcatttgtggtcagtggcgcctgcaggttTACGGCTGGACGCACTGTGCGTGCCACgagcgctcagactgacctgaggtttgccccgcaaacatttcagcagtagatTGCAGCCGTATTTCTGTCGACGGAACCAGcaatgccattaataatgaacgtATCAGTCTTTTccatttctgcttataaacaggTCAGGTTAGACTACCACAATttatttgtagcctattttacaaatgggaatacaacgaaagtcatgacaatgttttacattcaagctacccgtaaaatttatagtgaaaagttctttaaaatcatctggaatgcaataaagtcatttttacagctgtttttaaagcattttgctgcatggattaaaaaataggctaataaataattcacatatcatgcagacaaaattacgttgcagaaaatcctttaaatgtGAAGGAATTAAGAGCAGAGCAACGTAAAAATCAGgcttttaggcttttccttatttttatattttagacggtggtgaaaaatgacttgccatctcctcattggacgtgcctttagagagaaatgcatctttacggattacataatgaaagagtttttgttttcgatttcaattatttcgttttaaagtagtaatcctctgttttcctatttattttaataaaagcacaaggttttgttgatattgtgaatgcacacaaataaaagtagaccctttacagttccgaatgatgtattactttACCTTTATGACCGggttcccgcgggtccttaaaaagtcttaaaaggtcttaaatttactttatcaaatttaaggtcataaaaagttttaaattgtcttaattatgatttcaagaggtcttaaatttgggtacagaccagaatcgcGATACAGtttaatgtgacgattaaacttcaaaaggctatccacctttttcttgatgTAAAAATAGACGcggtaaattctatgggtctagcttccggtctcatctgcATCCAGCTATTTTAACTGTACAAACCGTtcattttgctgcttgatattgaaaattagtgtggcttatcatattattttattgtattatctGAATCATGAttacactggtttgtagtgcaaaacattttaccgtttactgcatgttgttattctcctcattatttacctatagcggctaatgaaccggaagtctcacccataggcttacttccgcgttgaagaaaaaggtggataaataaaatatgagcgctgcacgtttcaaagtccggtgctgcgctgctttgtgttctgctgttacCGTGGAAACCgttcgaaagcgcctcctgctggcagagcatgaatctgcatgttcaatagggctgttgttgtgagtaggAGGCTGTAATTTCAGAActggatttctaggaccctatagttttttattttatttatttattttttgtatgtatgtattgtgtCAGGTCTTCctgccagttctatcaaacctttacaattaatccagaacgtggcagcaagattaatttttaatgagccaaaaagaatgtaagTGAGAATGAAGAACGTCACgcctctctctattctaattctattctttaaaaaaaaaaaactaacactagcttttctaatctttttgtattctgttttctttttattataaaattaacaaaagcaaaaaaggcttCTAagactagcttgctctattctttttctattctatgctttctttttatttattatataattaaaaaaaaaactcttgctatatgtactgcgttaggctaaatgagacttgttatagcacttgcatatcatttctctcttgattgcttccattgtcctcatttataagtcgctttggataaaagcatctgctaaatgactaaatattagtggctcatactattttatagtattatgtagttatttaattgtatacacttaattattgtcctaaccaactcctaactCTAAACATACCtgttggtaaccctcttgaaatatttaacctaatttatttcaatattcaatatattctggtttaaaatttagttttcttggaaagaagacttgtgtctgtgTGAGACTTCAGTTAATTAGCTTCACATCTGATGTGCttttgtttgcatctgtttgtttgatgtttgaatcaggtctcctctgttgtaatagatggtgctgtcccaaaaatagggtcctatgcagtcctagaactgcagcctccgttattgcaggaacattgggttgtttttgttcagaccaatgcaaaaatcgacccatgtttttaccctgcaaacacgcagagctgtaaatgtgaactggcgGATCAATAaggagataattcattatacaaatctaaacactaaaatgtgtttgtatgttatttaattaatatgtgaccctggaccacaaaaccagtcttaagtgtcttaagatttattcatcatctgaaagctgaataaataagctttctgttgatgtatggtttgttaggatcggacaatatttggccgaggtacaactatttgaaaatctggaatctgagggtgcaaaaaaatctaaacattgagaaaatcgcctttaaagttgtccaaatgaagttcttagcaatgcatattactaatcaaaaatttacttttgatatatttacggtaggaaatttacaaaacatcttcatggaacatgatctttacttaatgtcctaatgatttttggcttaaaagaaaaatcaataattttgacccatacaatgtattgttggctattgctacaaatataccccagcgacttaagactggttttgtggtccagggtcgcatataataatttattgataattgtttaaattaatataattaatacttttgactcgtccattttctttaaaaaaatggtttaaaggctgaaatgtgaagtgtataattttatacactttataccatagacattgccctaccctgctcatatggtattaattttatttgtgcaggtcttaaaaaaggtcttaaaaagtcttaaatttgcaGCAACcctttatgagcaaacattatggcgtattttaagttgtttccactattattttaagttcttttcaggtgtgtgtgtgtgtgagtgagtgagtgagtgagtgtgtgtgtgagagagagagagagagagagagagagagagaaataaattcaaatgaacaatcaaacttgtttctttattaaaatataaaattcgttcatttatacatttatcaatATGCCATAGTCTACCATGTCTTTGTTAaagagcataatacaaagtCTTTTAACATGAAAGCACGTATTTTTCAATGTGTGACAGCGTCCTGTATCATAACTAAATCTCTGCCGTTTGTAAACCAAACCGTGTGAAAATCCGGTAAAAATTCGGGGAGTTATGATTATTGTAGTTGGGGATACACATTCCTCAGTAGAAATAAATGCAGGAGGGGCGCATTGCAGACCCATCCAAGATGGCAGCCGCGCTGTACGTCAGCTCCAATAGGCAGCGTCAGTCTATGAGGCGTCTACGTGTGCATCACTCTGCACTTCGAATTCTAACCGGaagtagtagaccatccgggaatctttggcatacttttttaaacatactatgatttgggacatactaattctattttcgaatactatttagggACGCAGCATCAACTCAACCAGATCGAGCCGCTGTCACGTGTTTGAGGGCTTCACACGAAGCTTGTAATCTGCGCATGCTCCTTGAACTTGCGAACAAACCACGCCCACGTGATGTCGTCAGACCCGagtgtttcttttttatgatttatttagtgACAAATCACGCAACATGCTAAGTGACAATAACAgcaagaaataaagaaaaaaaaaaaaaaaaattgcaaacataattaaaaaaaaaaaaaaactgctagACCCGGGTGTTTCTTAGAAGACAACTGAAGGGTAGATTAACCAAGATACggtaaacatttttttgttgttgttgttcgtGGGTGGGTTTAACAACATACAGTATTTCTTAAAACATCGGGAGCCCTAACATGCAAAACATGGTTTTAGTGTAAATCATAACCCAAAGTTCCCTCCCTCCTACAAATAACAGACTCCTCCTTCAGAGACACAGAGCTCTCGAGTCAGCATCACCAGCTTTCAGGAAACTCTGAACACGAACATCTACAGCCAGCGATACTTCACTAACTTACAGGTGAGAGAAATCCTGCAGAGAGACCTCATTCATGCATGcactaacgttagttaataataTACTTATTACATTTGGCTGGCATATTTACCCGCGGTATCCAAAAGTACAGTTAGGCTATAATAGGGACAAACACAAGTGAAACCGAAAGTGTCTCGTTCAAGGCCTCAAAATCTATGTAACTTTCATCAGCCCAGATATTTGACTAGGCTTATGAAGTGTTTGCTTCTACGCACTGCACCAAGTGTT from the Onychostoma macrolepis isolate SWU-2019 chromosome 09, ASM1243209v1, whole genome shotgun sequence genome contains:
- the LOC131547514 gene encoding cytochrome c oxidase assembly factor 5, with product MPKYYEDKEEDGRACAGVREDFKACLLQHDCVVKDGKKPSECLKEGHCKGLQVSFFECKRSMLDTRSRFRGRKGY